Proteins from a genomic interval of Brucella melitensis bv. 1 str. 16M:
- a CDS encoding response regulator transcription factor: MNISPQFKDESKNPHNIYASKISTEKDQLYEVERPLLVIIDSRALDRECLAHGLTNNSVDMTIATFSSYEQWQHQRRNRKAAVVLFNVGGQKVSDPAVGNYLKNLVADCAPAPVILLADKEEISQVVRALEHGVKGYIPTSVNVHVCVEALRLAMAGGTFVPASSVLALRHATEAGGQRIQPLGGMFTQRQAEVVNALRRGKANKIIAYELKLRESTVKVHIRNIMKKLKASNRTEVACIINELFPSETAFSDLQ, encoded by the coding sequence ATGAATATTTCTCCACAGTTCAAAGATGAGAGTAAGAATCCCCATAATATCTATGCCAGCAAGATATCGACAGAAAAAGACCAGCTTTATGAGGTTGAGCGGCCTCTTCTTGTTATCATCGACAGCCGGGCGCTGGATCGTGAATGTCTGGCGCATGGCCTGACAAACAACAGCGTGGATATGACCATTGCAACCTTCAGTTCCTACGAACAGTGGCAGCATCAGCGCCGCAATCGCAAGGCTGCGGTCGTGCTCTTCAACGTGGGCGGGCAGAAGGTTTCAGACCCGGCGGTCGGCAATTATCTGAAAAACCTCGTGGCTGATTGTGCGCCGGCACCTGTCATCCTGCTTGCCGATAAGGAGGAAATTTCGCAGGTCGTAAGGGCGCTGGAGCATGGGGTGAAGGGCTATATTCCCACTTCGGTCAATGTCCATGTCTGTGTCGAGGCGCTTCGGCTTGCCATGGCTGGCGGTACATTTGTTCCGGCAAGCAGCGTTCTTGCGCTTCGCCATGCAACGGAAGCGGGCGGGCAGAGGATTCAACCTCTTGGCGGCATGTTCACGCAGCGCCAGGCCGAAGTGGTCAATGCCCTGCGGCGCGGCAAGGCCAACAAGATCATCGCTTATGAGCTGAAGCTTCGGGAGAGCACGGTAAAGGTTCATATCCGAAATATCATGAAGAAGCTCAAGGCATCCAACCGCACGGAAGTGGCCTGCATCATCAACGAGCTTTTTCCTTCGGAAACCGCGTTTTCCGACCTGCAATAG
- a CDS encoding Crp/Fnr family transcriptional regulator, translating to MGISSEDNVLHNIFENQPINSAFNTDDLGTLKSLPVSLKHYPPHTIVSRQGDWTNSILIINSGWSCIYRDLPEGDRQILDFPMKGDFLGFRAGLGFNYYTLFAITDLSVVEISLDILAEKMRKSPPLAVTFMELTARQRTILLEHLINLGRRTSLARIAHLMLELGFRTKANGTGDAHGFYCPLTQGELADALGLTPIHINRMLRELREDNLLVFKNNEVRFLNRPALMQVCSFDENYLSANIFTNIHLIPR from the coding sequence ATGGGGATAAGCAGTGAAGATAATGTCCTGCATAATATATTCGAGAATCAGCCCATCAATTCGGCTTTCAACACAGACGATCTGGGCACCCTGAAATCTCTGCCGGTTTCATTGAAACATTATCCGCCCCATACAATTGTTTCGAGACAGGGGGACTGGACCAATTCCATCCTTATTATCAATAGCGGCTGGAGCTGTATCTATCGCGATCTGCCCGAAGGTGATCGGCAAATCCTCGATTTTCCGATGAAAGGCGATTTTCTCGGTTTTCGGGCGGGGCTTGGTTTCAACTATTACACGCTTTTTGCAATAACGGATCTTTCCGTTGTTGAAATTTCACTGGATATCCTTGCGGAAAAAATGCGCAAATCACCGCCGCTCGCCGTGACATTCATGGAACTGACGGCGCGACAACGCACCATTCTTCTGGAACACCTCATAAACCTTGGGCGAAGGACGTCGCTTGCACGCATCGCGCATCTTATGCTGGAGCTTGGTTTCAGGACAAAAGCCAATGGCACGGGAGATGCACACGGCTTCTACTGCCCGCTGACCCAGGGGGAACTGGCGGATGCACTGGGCCTCACCCCCATTCATATAAACCGGATGCTGCGGGAATTGCGGGAAGACAACCTGCTTGTCTTCAAGAACAATGAAGTCAGGTTCCTGAACCGCCCGGCATTGATGCAGGTTTGCAGCTTCGACGAGAATTATCTGTCAGCAAATATCTTCACCAACATCCACTTGATCCCACGATAA
- a CDS encoding N-acetylneuraminate epimerase, which translates to MFSLIRAKRLAIGIAALAWSTGAVMASEHWPDLPVGIKNGAAARIGNMAYVGLGSAGTDFYALDLNNPSKGWVKRANFIGPATNGAAMAAAGGKIFAFSGNGKATPDAKSPIIFDTAYVYDPGSDGWSKLDTQTPVGLSGAKAVGLADGRIAIFGGYNKELFDKYLADVGAIDKDKEPEAYRKLVDSYMGMKPEAYRWNDEVLVYDPAGNNWGSLGANPFLPNCDPAMATMGEGDFLLVSGEIKPGLRTPEAKLVKIRDGAAHWQKVSDLPPLSGSEPQEGVAGAYAGKAGDDVLVAGGANFKGAQANAAAGKWFAHDGLAKSWRDDVYAFDGKDWKVAGKLPRGLAYGAAFDAPGGLLVVGGEDRDGKARKEVFLLKWDGKALSVEN; encoded by the coding sequence ATGTTCAGTCTTATTCGCGCAAAACGACTGGCGATCGGTATCGCGGCTCTTGCATGGTCTACAGGTGCCGTGATGGCATCTGAACATTGGCCGGATCTGCCCGTGGGGATCAAGAATGGTGCAGCCGCCCGGATCGGCAATATGGCCTATGTCGGCCTCGGCTCCGCCGGAACTGATTTTTATGCGCTTGACCTGAACAATCCCTCCAAGGGCTGGGTAAAGCGGGCAAACTTCATCGGCCCCGCAACAAACGGAGCAGCAATGGCTGCGGCAGGCGGAAAAATCTTCGCTTTCAGCGGTAATGGCAAGGCAACGCCGGATGCGAAATCCCCCATCATTTTCGATACGGCCTATGTTTATGATCCGGGTTCGGATGGCTGGTCCAAGCTCGACACGCAAACGCCGGTTGGGCTTTCCGGCGCAAAAGCCGTTGGGCTTGCTGACGGCCGGATTGCCATCTTTGGCGGATATAATAAGGAACTCTTCGACAAATATCTGGCTGATGTGGGCGCGATCGATAAAGACAAGGAGCCGGAAGCTTACAGGAAGCTGGTCGATTCCTATATGGGCATGAAGCCGGAGGCCTATCGATGGAACGACGAGGTTCTGGTTTATGATCCTGCTGGCAATAATTGGGGTTCGCTTGGCGCCAATCCGTTTCTGCCCAATTGCGATCCGGCAATGGCAACAATGGGTGAGGGTGATTTTCTGCTTGTGAGCGGTGAGATCAAACCGGGCCTGCGAACACCTGAAGCCAAATTGGTGAAAATCCGGGATGGTGCGGCGCACTGGCAGAAAGTGAGTGATCTTCCGCCGCTCTCCGGTTCCGAACCACAGGAGGGAGTGGCTGGCGCCTATGCCGGAAAGGCTGGCGATGATGTGCTTGTCGCTGGTGGAGCGAATTTCAAGGGTGCACAGGCCAATGCTGCGGCTGGAAAATGGTTTGCGCATGACGGCCTTGCGAAAAGCTGGCGTGATGATGTCTATGCTTTTGATGGCAAGGACTGGAAGGTGGCCGGCAAGCTGCCGCGCGGTCTGGCCTATGGCGCAGCCTTCGATGCGCCGGGCGGTCTTCTGGTCGTGGGCGGTGAAGATAGAGACGGCAAGGCCCGCAAGGAGGTTTTCCTCCTCAAATGGGATGGCAAGGCCCTCTCGGTCGAAAACTGA
- a CDS encoding putative N-acetylmannosamine-6-phosphate 2-epimerase yields the protein MIEEIVNRLRGKLIVSCQPVPESPFDNVASVVAYARAAEASGASGLRIEGAANVAAAAQASTLPVIGLIKRDLDDSPVRITPFLEDVAALCDAGAAIVAVDATDRRRPVPAAELIGEIKRRGRIAMADISTLAEARNALAAGADIIGTTMSGYTGEGPTPKDPDLDLVAHCSRLGSFLIAEGRYNSPQQAGEAIRAGADAVVVGSAITRPEHITGWFRDAVESAAKPSSPVLAFDIGGTKTLAALVRGREILERRVMTTPASVGSESWIGAIASLSADWQGRYQRAAIAVTGRVDGEIWSSLNPETLAIPPDYPLGRRMGAALGAPVEVINDAQAAAWGEYRFGAARGRDMVFLTISSGIGGGIVLGGRLIRGARGIAGSLGQVLVAGPSGFVRLETLASGFGIAKMALEAGHAGDARSVFSAAAAGEGWARRILLDAASQLAAAVAGLQAIVDPECIVIGGGVGMADGFLDMLREALGSHSAVMRPDIVAAELGADAGIIGVADLAATYFS from the coding sequence ATGATTGAAGAGATAGTCAACAGGCTGCGCGGCAAGCTTATCGTTTCATGCCAGCCGGTGCCGGAAAGCCCGTTTGATAATGTTGCGTCGGTTGTGGCTTATGCGCGGGCGGCGGAGGCATCGGGCGCAAGCGGATTGCGCATTGAGGGCGCGGCCAATGTTGCGGCCGCCGCACAGGCAAGCACCCTTCCGGTGATCGGGCTTATAAAGCGTGATCTCGATGACAGCCCGGTCCGCATCACGCCCTTTCTGGAAGATGTAGCGGCGCTTTGCGATGCGGGGGCGGCCATTGTGGCGGTTGATGCGACGGATCGGCGGCGTCCGGTTCCCGCAGCCGAACTGATTGGTGAAATCAAGCGGCGTGGGCGGATTGCCATGGCCGATATTTCCACGCTGGCGGAGGCGCGCAACGCTCTTGCAGCGGGTGCGGATATTATCGGCACCACCATGTCAGGCTATACGGGCGAAGGCCCGACGCCCAAAGATCCTGATCTCGATCTGGTTGCGCATTGTTCTCGCCTGGGCAGCTTTCTCATCGCGGAAGGGCGTTACAACAGCCCGCAGCAGGCGGGTGAGGCGATCCGTGCCGGAGCGGATGCCGTGGTTGTCGGCTCTGCGATCACGAGGCCGGAACATATTACCGGCTGGTTCCGCGATGCCGTGGAAAGCGCGGCAAAGCCATCGTCGCCCGTGCTCGCCTTTGACATTGGCGGAACCAAGACGCTGGCTGCACTGGTCCGGGGCCGGGAAATTCTGGAGCGCCGGGTTATGACAACGCCCGCTTCGGTCGGCAGTGAAAGCTGGATCGGAGCCATTGCCAGCCTCTCTGCGGATTGGCAGGGCCGTTATCAGCGCGCCGCGATTGCCGTGACGGGGCGCGTGGACGGTGAAATATGGTCTTCGCTCAACCCTGAAACGCTTGCCATCCCGCCGGATTATCCATTGGGGCGCAGGATGGGAGCAGCACTTGGCGCACCGGTCGAAGTTATCAACGATGCGCAGGCTGCGGCATGGGGCGAATATCGCTTCGGTGCGGCACGCGGGCGCGACATGGTGTTTCTCACAATTTCCAGCGGCATTGGCGGTGGCATCGTTCTTGGTGGGCGCCTCATTCGCGGTGCGCGCGGGATTGCCGGCAGTCTGGGGCAGGTTTTGGTTGCCGGACCATCGGGCTTTGTAAGACTGGAAACCCTGGCTTCCGGTTTTGGCATTGCCAAAATGGCACTTGAAGCTGGCCATGCGGGCGATGCGCGTTCGGTTTTTTCCGCAGCGGCAGCGGGCGAGGGGTGGGCACGGCGCATTCTTCTGGATGCGGCCTCGCAATTGGCTGCCGCCGTGGCGGGCCTGCAAGCGATCGTCGATCCCGAATGTATCGTGATTGGAGGCGGTGTTGGCATGGCGGATGGCTTTCTCGATATGTTGCGAGAAGCACTTGGCAGCCATTCCGCAGTCATGCGTCCTGATATTGTTGCCGCTGAACTGGGGGCGGATGCCGGAATTATCGGTGTGGCCGATCTGGCCGCGACATATTTTTCCTAA
- a CDS encoding FadR/GntR family transcriptional regulator: protein MPKPETKMKNPIKPLKRAPLLHVSVQESLRAYIEDNGLQAGAPLPPEGELAARLGVSRNSVREAIKALESVGVLESRRGIGVFVKAFSFEPLLENLAYGLGGALRQIEEVIAIRRALEIGLIDKTLERIGEDDIKELRDTLEKMRQRAERGEGFPEEDRHFHQLLFRCQDNEVLLRLIEVFWLAFYKASDFVNLENIDPMATWRDHVAIVDAIEARDVVAVRKQLDRHYSGINQVIARNRTASLTGRKT, encoded by the coding sequence ATGCCTAAACCGGAGACGAAGATGAAAAATCCGATCAAGCCCCTGAAACGCGCGCCTCTGTTGCACGTATCGGTTCAGGAAAGCCTGCGTGCCTATATCGAGGATAATGGCCTTCAGGCAGGTGCGCCCCTTCCGCCGGAAGGCGAGCTTGCCGCCCGGCTCGGTGTTAGCCGCAATTCCGTGCGCGAGGCGATCAAGGCGCTGGAATCGGTAGGCGTGCTTGAATCGCGCCGCGGCATTGGCGTTTTCGTGAAAGCTTTCTCTTTCGAGCCATTGCTGGAAAATCTGGCCTATGGGCTCGGCGGCGCCTTGCGCCAGATCGAGGAAGTGATCGCCATTCGGCGCGCGCTGGAAATCGGCCTTATCGACAAAACGCTGGAGCGGATTGGCGAAGACGACATCAAGGAGCTGCGCGACACGCTGGAGAAGATGCGCCAGCGCGCCGAACGCGGCGAAGGTTTTCCTGAAGAGGACAGGCACTTTCACCAGTTACTGTTCCGCTGTCAGGACAATGAAGTGCTGCTCCGGCTGATCGAAGTGTTCTGGCTTGCCTTCTACAAGGCGTCCGACTTTGTGAATCTGGAAAATATCGATCCGATGGCGACATGGCGCGATCATGTCGCCATCGTGGATGCAATCGAAGCACGCGATGTGGTTGCAGTGCGCAAGCAACTCGACCGCCACTATTCGGGTATCAATCAGGTGATTGCCCGAAACAGAACAGCTTCGTTGACTGGGAGGAAGACATGA
- a CDS encoding ABC transporter substrate-binding protein encodes MRLRNFYSALALSAAVFAGPLYAAAPAMAAGTISGGFDVGPGGFQGNFNPLAATGGFTWLVTYFEPLVIYDDKLENIVGDLAKSFEISPDQLTYTFKLAHAKWHDGEPFTSKDAKFTFDLARNGKTGSVFAARLASIASVETPDEKTVVIKLKEPSPSMLDTLTKVMMLPEHALASIPPEQLAKNAWWSSTPIGTGPFKFNKYVADQYVELTANPDYRGGRPQVDKLINRYFADPAAAIAALRSGEIQFTYVDSNDVSTFSSDSAFRVIEGDSFVVNYVGFNQEVPLWKDLKVRQAFMHAINRDAIIQSLYGGAAKPANCVYVADRLVPKAIDAYAYDPQKARQLLDEAGWDKINGSKPITILTYYNSPLVANVLAAMQAMLAQVGINIVPRTVDTPTYNSIVYKQGGTADEFPLIFAGLQNGPDPSSINIGLNEKQIPPAGSNIMRIRMPAVTKALDAALAETNPAKRDARYQDVCKATNANLPWGTMWVANRYGVASSKLENFIWTPAPAGGPYQAHPEKWSILE; translated from the coding sequence ATGAGGTTGCGTAATTTTTATTCGGCGCTTGCCTTGTCGGCAGCGGTTTTCGCCGGGCCACTCTATGCTGCGGCACCGGCCATGGCTGCGGGCACGATTTCGGGCGGGTTCGATGTCGGGCCAGGCGGCTTTCAGGGCAATTTCAATCCACTGGCCGCAACGGGCGGCTTCACATGGCTTGTCACCTATTTTGAACCGCTGGTGATCTATGACGACAAGCTTGAAAATATCGTGGGGGATCTGGCAAAATCTTTCGAGATCAGCCCCGACCAGTTGACCTATACGTTCAAACTGGCCCATGCCAAATGGCATGACGGCGAGCCCTTTACATCGAAGGATGCAAAATTCACCTTCGACCTCGCCAGAAACGGCAAGACAGGATCGGTTTTCGCCGCGCGGCTCGCGTCCATTGCGTCGGTGGAAACGCCCGATGAAAAGACCGTCGTGATAAAGCTCAAGGAGCCAAGCCCCTCCATGCTCGACACACTCACGAAAGTGATGATGCTGCCCGAACATGCGCTGGCATCCATCCCGCCCGAACAGCTTGCCAAAAATGCCTGGTGGTCCAGCACGCCGATTGGAACCGGCCCGTTCAAATTCAACAAATATGTTGCCGATCAATATGTCGAACTTACCGCCAATCCCGATTATCGCGGCGGCAGGCCGCAGGTGGACAAGCTCATCAATCGTTATTTCGCCGACCCGGCTGCGGCCATCGCCGCGCTGCGCTCCGGTGAAATCCAGTTCACCTATGTCGATTCCAACGATGTTTCGACTTTCAGCAGCGACAGCGCCTTTCGCGTGATCGAAGGCGACTCCTTCGTGGTCAATTATGTCGGCTTCAATCAGGAGGTCCCACTCTGGAAGGACCTGAAAGTGCGGCAGGCCTTCATGCACGCGATCAACCGCGATGCAATCATCCAGAGCCTTTATGGCGGCGCGGCCAAGCCCGCAAACTGCGTCTATGTTGCCGACCGTCTGGTACCCAAGGCTATCGATGCCTATGCCTACGACCCGCAAAAGGCCAGGCAGCTTCTGGATGAAGCCGGATGGGACAAGATCAACGGCAGCAAGCCGATCACCATCCTGACCTATTACAATTCGCCGCTCGTTGCCAATGTGCTGGCCGCGATGCAGGCCATGCTGGCACAGGTCGGCATCAACATCGTTCCACGCACGGTCGATACCCCGACCTATAATTCCATCGTCTACAAACAGGGCGGCACTGCGGATGAGTTTCCGCTGATCTTCGCCGGCCTACAGAACGGCCCCGATCCATCCAGCATCAATATTGGACTCAACGAGAAGCAGATTCCGCCCGCAGGCTCCAATATAATGCGTATCCGTATGCCGGCAGTGACAAAGGCGCTTGATGCCGCCCTTGCCGAAACAAACCCGGCCAAGCGCGACGCACGCTATCAGGATGTGTGCAAGGCGACCAATGCCAATCTCCCCTGGGGGACGATGTGGGTCGCCAACCGCTATGGCGTGGCTTCCAGCAAGCTGGAGAATTTCATCTGGACACCGGCACCGGCAGGCGGCCCCTATCAGGCTCACCCGGAAAAATGGTCGATACTCGAATAA
- a CDS encoding ABC transporter permease translates to MLRYCLHRLLIGLGMLLALTILIFVLLQLTPGDPIDAYINPNVAMTQAEMDALRAQLGLDRPLPVQYLAWLGQAVQGNLGHSLQRFNETVSGLIASRIGPTLLLMAAGLAIAIVIGVTTGIISAVRRNSFPDYSFSVLALLGISSPAFLTALLGLYVFSVRLKWAPSGGMLTPATDFSIPDLLRHLALPALVLSIGHAALIMRYMRSSMLETLNQDYVRTARAKGVREFWVVVKHTLRNAMLPVVTLIGSTIGLAVGGAIFIESVFNWPGMGLLLINAVETRDYPVIMGATLVIGACVIIVNILTDLAYAVIDPRIKVT, encoded by the coding sequence ATGCTCCGCTATTGCCTTCATCGCCTGCTCATAGGGCTCGGCATGTTGCTGGCGCTGACGATATTGATCTTCGTCCTGCTGCAACTGACGCCCGGCGATCCGATCGATGCCTATATCAACCCCAATGTCGCCATGACCCAGGCGGAAATGGATGCATTGCGGGCGCAGCTCGGCCTCGACCGGCCCCTGCCGGTGCAATATCTCGCTTGGCTTGGACAGGCCGTGCAGGGCAATCTCGGCCATTCGCTTCAGCGTTTTAATGAAACTGTTTCGGGCCTCATCGCCTCGCGCATCGGGCCGACGCTTCTCCTGATGGCTGCCGGCCTTGCCATTGCCATTGTGATCGGCGTCACAACCGGCATCATCAGTGCGGTGCGCCGCAATTCATTCCCCGACTATTCCTTCTCGGTGCTGGCCCTGCTCGGTATTTCCAGCCCCGCTTTTCTCACCGCACTGCTCGGACTTTATGTCTTTTCCGTGCGCCTCAAATGGGCGCCATCGGGCGGGATGCTAACCCCGGCGACGGATTTCTCCATACCCGACCTGCTGCGTCATCTGGCGCTGCCAGCCCTCGTGCTTTCCATCGGCCATGCGGCACTCATCATGCGCTATATGCGCTCTTCCATGCTCGAAACGCTCAATCAGGACTATGTGCGCACGGCGCGCGCCAAGGGCGTGCGCGAATTCTGGGTTGTGGTGAAGCATACGTTGCGAAACGCCATGCTGCCGGTCGTAACGCTTATTGGCTCCACCATCGGCCTTGCGGTTGGCGGCGCCATCTTCATCGAGAGCGTCTTCAACTGGCCCGGCATGGGACTTCTGCTCATCAATGCAGTCGAAACCCGCGACTATCCGGTCATCATGGGCGCAACGCTTGTGATTGGCGCCTGTGTCATCATCGTCAATATCCTGACCGATCTGGCCTATGCGGTCATCGATCCACGCATCAAGGTTACGTAA
- a CDS encoding ABC transporter permease produces MGQSIPASTGPMARSANRFLQNRAAIFGLVLLTPLLFAVLTYPLWLPYKPNDIDLMAMNSAPSWKHWFGTDGVGRDVFARTMEGGRISLLVAVSSVVLSTAIGFLIGAISALGGRWADAIAMRSVDLAMTLPPVIFLLVLASIIGSGIWSTVVVIALLSWPVLSRMIRARLLELREREFVMASRGMGAGLGHLLFRHGLPNSIDILVVYATLQVANAILLEAGLSFLGLGVPPPAASWSNMLNAARSTAVLEQFPWQWLFPGGALVLAVLAINFIGDGLRDAFDPRAELN; encoded by the coding sequence ATGGGCCAGTCCATTCCCGCTTCCACAGGGCCGATGGCCCGTTCCGCGAACCGCTTTTTACAGAACCGCGCCGCGATATTCGGCCTTGTCCTGCTGACGCCTCTTCTATTCGCGGTGCTGACCTATCCGCTATGGCTGCCCTACAAGCCGAACGATATCGACCTTATGGCGATGAACTCCGCTCCAAGCTGGAAACACTGGTTTGGAACCGATGGAGTGGGCCGCGACGTATTCGCCCGAACAATGGAAGGCGGGCGCATTTCGCTCCTCGTCGCCGTTTCATCCGTGGTGCTTTCCACAGCCATCGGCTTCCTGATCGGTGCGATTTCCGCCCTTGGCGGGCGCTGGGCAGATGCGATTGCCATGCGGTCGGTCGATCTTGCCATGACGCTGCCGCCGGTCATCTTCCTGCTGGTGCTGGCCTCCATCATCGGTTCGGGCATCTGGTCCACGGTGGTTGTGATTGCACTCCTTTCATGGCCCGTGCTTTCACGCATGATCCGTGCACGCCTTCTGGAGCTGCGCGAACGCGAATTCGTCATGGCGTCACGTGGCATGGGGGCGGGCCTCGGCCACCTCCTGTTCCGCCACGGACTGCCCAACTCAATCGATATTCTCGTCGTCTATGCAACCTTGCAGGTGGCCAACGCCATCCTGCTGGAAGCCGGTCTCTCCTTCCTTGGCCTCGGCGTGCCGCCACCGGCGGCAAGTTGGAGCAACATGCTCAACGCCGCCCGCTCCACCGCCGTATTGGAACAGTTCCCATGGCAATGGCTCTTCCCCGGAGGCGCGCTCGTGTTGGCCGTATTGGCGATCAACTTTATCGGTGATGGTCTGAGGGATGCCTTTGACCCCCGCGCAGAACTCAACTGA
- a CDS encoding dihydrodipicolinate synthase family protein, whose amino-acid sequence MSKFFGVVPPVVTPLNDDHSVDYDSYTRVLEHLIEGGCHGLFALGSTSEVVFYDEADRRRILEHTVKVANGRVPVIAGVIDPATDRVIAHAKAAKDVGADAVVVTAPFYTITSQPEIIDHFRMVRDAVDIPLIAYDIPVCVHAKLTRQTVVTLANEGTIIGLKDSSGDDGNFRCALLDLAKNKNMFLMTGSEIVVDNALLMGAHGVVPGLANVDPAGYVRLWDAAQRGDWVAARKEQERLCRLFEIVWVGAGRVSGGAAGVGAFKTAMRSLGIISTNKMARPRQAQNTAEAGRIDAILRSVGLLD is encoded by the coding sequence ATGTCGAAATTTTTTGGCGTTGTCCCTCCCGTCGTCACTCCGCTTAACGATGACCATTCGGTCGATTACGATTCCTATACCCGCGTTCTCGAACATCTGATCGAAGGCGGCTGCCATGGCCTTTTTGCCCTCGGTTCCACCAGCGAGGTGGTGTTCTATGACGAGGCAGACCGGCGCAGGATTCTTGAACATACGGTGAAAGTGGCGAATGGCCGTGTTCCGGTCATTGCCGGTGTCATAGACCCGGCGACCGACCGCGTGATTGCCCATGCAAAAGCCGCAAAGGACGTTGGCGCCGATGCGGTCGTCGTCACGGCTCCTTTCTATACAATCACCAGCCAGCCCGAGATCATCGATCATTTCCGCATGGTGCGCGATGCGGTCGATATTCCGCTGATTGCCTACGACATCCCGGTCTGCGTCCATGCCAAGCTTACACGCCAGACCGTGGTAACGCTTGCCAATGAAGGCACGATCATCGGCCTGAAGGATTCCTCCGGCGATGACGGCAATTTCCGCTGTGCACTGCTCGATCTGGCTAAAAACAAAAACATGTTCCTGATGACCGGCTCGGAAATCGTGGTGGACAATGCGCTTTTGATGGGCGCGCACGGCGTTGTTCCCGGCCTCGCCAATGTCGATCCGGCAGGCTATGTGCGGCTTTGGGATGCCGCGCAGCGCGGCGACTGGGTGGCCGCGCGCAAGGAACAGGAGCGCCTTTGCCGCCTCTTCGAGATCGTCTGGGTTGGTGCGGGGCGCGTCAGCGGCGGAGCCGCAGGCGTCGGCGCTTTCAAGACCGCGATGCGCAGTCTCGGCATTATTTCCACCAACAAGATGGCGCGCCCGCGCCAGGCGCAGAATACGGCGGAAGCAGGCCGCATAGACGCGATCCTGCGCAGCGTCGGCCTCCTGGATTGA
- a CDS encoding ABC transporter ATP-binding protein — MSRQPILDIKGLRTVFRTRAREIVAVNDVDIVVNPGETVALVGESGSGKSVTSLSIMRLLARKVGFIDAGSIILRGKSGQTVDLAAIDEEAMRRIRGNDIGMVFQEPMTSLNPVYTIGDQIGEPLRVHRGTSRREALEAAVELLDRVGIPDARRRAGQYPHELSGGMRQRATIAMALICNPTLLIADEPTTALDVTIQAQILDLMQKLQSESGMGMLFVTHNLGVVAEIAQRVVVMYAGRIVESGPVKEVFRNPRHPYTMGLLRSMPRLGDATEMKRRGEKLNTIPGMVPGLANLPSGCAFAPRCSFAVEACHAAVPPLASVNKHHGSRCIRWQEIAA; from the coding sequence ATGAGCCGGCAACCGATCCTCGATATCAAGGGACTGCGCACCGTCTTCCGCACCCGCGCGCGCGAGATCGTCGCGGTCAATGATGTGGACATTGTCGTCAATCCCGGCGAGACCGTGGCTCTGGTCGGCGAATCCGGCTCAGGCAAATCGGTAACGAGCCTTTCGATCATGCGGCTTCTTGCCCGAAAGGTGGGCTTCATCGATGCGGGCTCCATTATCCTGCGCGGCAAGAGCGGGCAGACCGTGGACCTTGCCGCCATTGATGAGGAAGCCATGCGCCGCATTCGCGGCAACGATATCGGCATGGTTTTCCAGGAACCCATGACGAGCCTCAATCCGGTCTATACGATCGGCGACCAGATCGGCGAACCCTTGCGGGTTCACCGGGGCACAAGCCGCCGCGAGGCGCTTGAAGCGGCAGTGGAACTTCTCGACCGGGTGGGCATTCCCGATGCCCGCCGCCGTGCCGGGCAATATCCGCATGAATTGTCGGGCGGCATGCGCCAGCGCGCAACGATAGCCATGGCGCTGATATGCAATCCGACGCTCTTGATCGCCGATGAACCGACGACGGCATTGGACGTTACCATTCAGGCCCAGATTCTGGACCTCATGCAAAAGCTTCAAAGCGAAAGCGGCATGGGCATGTTGTTCGTCACCCATAATCTGGGCGTTGTCGCGGAAATCGCCCAGCGGGTCGTGGTGATGTATGCCGGGCGGATTGTCGAGAGCGGCCCGGTGAAGGAAGTGTTCCGCAATCCGCGCCATCCCTACACGATGGGGCTGCTGCGTTCCATGCCGCGGCTTGGCGATGCGACGGAAATGAAAAGGCGCGGCGAAAAACTGAACACTATTCCCGGCATGGTGCCGGGGCTTGCCAATCTGCCTTCAGGCTGCGCTTTCGCACCGCGCTGTTCCTTCGCTGTCGAGGCGTGCCATGCGGCCGTTCCGCCGCTTGCATCCGTCAACAAACACCATGGCAGCCGCTGCATTCGCTGGCAGGAGATCGCCGCATGA